The Mercenaria mercenaria strain notata chromosome 6, MADL_Memer_1, whole genome shotgun sequence genome contains the following window.
TCTCTATTTTACCCGTATCTGGAAAGTTTAAGAACTAGATCGAGCCCTTACCAGCAGAAATAATATAGCAGCAAATGTAGGTACATGTCCTGGACACAGTTTGACATCTGGATAGATTTAAATCACAATTTTTTTATATGTACAAGTCGTTTGCACCAGCGTCTCTTTCTGTTTGTCTTTCTGCTTACCTGTTCCCCCCTCTTACCAAACAGATCTTctgttagaactacgcaaaagtaaatcacttgacacataaaaaaaaatcttaagacgaGTTGCATTTCAGAGACTTcgcgatttttttttaaaaaatttgataactgtttattatgcgaaaactGCAGGTAATAGGtcttaaatgtttgtaaaaagttttacatttcaacatttatatttcgaAGGTTTGTTTAAtcaaacgcacttgttggtaaggctctatgggtaggctagtgtgtagtatttctttcttaaatagcatatgatggcaccattaaccggcgGGGAGGGGGTTGGGGGTTGAACCTCTACTATGCGGCTTGTCTTGGCGTGCTATGTGGTGCTTTAGGCACTGGTATAAGCAATAGGGATacaatgacctcaaggggagggatgcggtcatgactgtttgttacaataaggctgttattattattgtcattattaatagggcctaaaaaattctttgtttccggtaacatgctaaaaaaaataggtaggtcggatttctattttttttttttgattttttttttattgtgagacttttcggaaattacttttgtgtcaaaaatgaatgcaaataaggggGTAATACCTTTAGAGCactagtaagttgatttctaacatcacgcactgcagttttgcaactttttattaaaaggtTGAAAAAAATACTCTCCAAGgcaataaaacatttagggtcgggccaaaaatttagggtaggtcgggataccggaaacaaacatctTTTTACGCCTagtgttataataattattataatgtacaacgccattgaatatatcatagtataAAAATATtcgtttaatcaaattatccagtttcagtttttctccccctaaaatattttctagttttgCAGTACTAGTAgtatgtttttctatattttttcttcCTGATATTTTGCTTTCTTCAATGGCTATATCTGATTTGTCCTCTTCATTCTCGAGGGTTGCTTTGTTCATCAGTATCGCCTTGACTTCTATATCGTCAATAATGAATTATGTATTGAGTTGTtaattataagattctttcactggttgtaggtgcagatgggaatttccggtctcgagggtaactgttcaggcggttacgaggctccagcctaGTGACTGCGTAAACAGTtatccgagagccggatattcccatctgcacctacagccagtgatagaatctttttcttgcgtACCATATTCAACAGAAAAGAgtaaaaaattaattcaaacaaatgatttcttatagcacttttttcttttagtagcgtattaacaaagcgcgggaactttacatCCGTAAATAGGAAGTATgtcatgacgttacagagacgaaaacaacgtaagagtTCCGGATTTGTTTCATCATCTGCAATGgaacgttatgttatttccttaaaataacgttttttgaatcgagaaatatgttataaagaacaaagaggaactatcaaagtatttaatttttatcccgttttacgaaaaacattaaTATGAATTAAGACACCGCCTAGCATTGGGATTTATCTTctatatatccacttacaaagaaatattcaacactcgaaagaaaatgaaacttcgctctaaactgtgaagtttacatttagtgtcatcatacctcttacagcgattATTATACTTtacaaaatttacgggaagccgtgaccatgacgtcattcaccgcgttctcgcactggctttaggattattttttttgtttgcactccacgcagaaacttgacggtctttacacttccttacttgcgttttaaaagtgtttttctgttgcatgttttttcattacgaaaaagaagttactgtaaaagaatcatgttggagcggtttacgaatttctgtgactgatttggggtgctcggatgttcatgcagacaaccagtctgcgttgtgtacataaaccggaaccggaaaacatcgaaaaaattgcctcagtatatgcagacaacaaagacgaataactatatacgaacgttaccgtctcggggattttcatcccctaatatgaaattaggcgctgcctatctgacgggaaaacccgtcatacggattctttcttctttctgcataaattgttctttctgatattttgagTTTTGACTGTAAGCCTGACGGTTTTGCCCTTGTTATAAAAGTTatgaacaaaggaaaatatttttaaaagttttgtttttaatgaacgtagatctaaccatttcttcaaatgtgtcaaaactagacagacaatggaaaacaGTATtaatgagttaaagataataagaTCTAGTGATATTTGGATGCtaagaatctagtcccaaaatgcattCATAGACCACCAATTACATACGTACTAATATTAAAAACTGTTCAGTATACCCCCTTCGGTACATACCTACACTATGCGCctcaacgatcatgcctttgctgtcaatttgtttctctaatacaaatttctgaatcagggaatgcagtttttttttcagttcatttgttactaatagtttttaaaaatgataaaaaaaaataaaaccacaacaatttacacattaagcCTATGTAACATCACGCTCAACCTCATGTTCTTCtaatattcttttgtagtatagataccggaacttcCATAATCCTGTTATCCTAAACACAGACTATTGCAATTctttttaaatgccattattgtcaaatgactctcttttaggacaaattttggCCCACTAATACAGCTATGTTAAACCTCTTGTATGTGAGAacgacaaacaaccatttacatgtaaaattcttatttcaaattaattctaaaaagttcttgaccagaattatATCCATAACACAAACACTCTTTGTCGAAatccaatttaatttacctaacaaCTAACAGTCTGGAACCTTATTTGAATAggattaaggttaatttcttagctcGATAGGGATTGTAGTTGGGGCCTCTCAAGATTATAGCCAGCATTGTTTTCCAAGTGTAAAACTCTAATcaataaattgattttttaagAAAGTAGTTGCAATATAAGTGAAAGACTGTGAAAGGGAGGGAGATATGCTTTTCCAGGCCTTtgaatttttgttcaaaatttacagacagaattttggttttaaaactatacacattatttatttctgttccaACATTTGCAAAAATTGTGATAAATACCAATAAAAAAATGGACCACGGAAGACTTTGACATTAATtggtgataaaattatgtatataaataaattttgttacggTAGCGTGTCTAAATTCGTTTTACTtcgacatttttgaaattattggtttttctacattaataaagaaaaaaatggcgATGATTTTGtcattcaaacactgctgtaatatACATCATTATTCCATATTGGAAACAAAACGCGGGCCGCTTGTATCATCCGTAAACTCGTtacatgaagaaacccgaataacaccgattctATGAATACCGCGAATTTTCAGCTCGTTAGAATACGATAGaataatgtgttgttgttttcacACATCTATAACGGTAATGCGGCGCCGGACCGttcataagcaattttatttgatcaaatgtcgtcctgaaaattatttagtGCCCGAACTGCGCAGCAGCAGTTCCGGGAATTATGggtagaaacaacaacaacaaaaacggtGAAGGTacagaacatattcccaagttgaacggtatataggtttactttgacatatacacgtacacattatctatagacggtaAAACCTTCGGGTTTCCCgtattattactacacacatcttctgtacatatgtagttcgtacatatgtagttcgttatacgtcatatacagcacgagagtcatcttacaccccggggtgtaagatggaattttccagcaccggtgaaatcaccagaaatccccgtctggtatgcaagaaaacgtTATTAACATCCCACAAGTAACCCCATCCCAAAAGCAACCAaacacctctctctctctctatctctctctctctctacatTTAAGTTAAACAGTCATCGGCTATTTCCTAATAGTCCAAAACGttacaaatatcacatttctatTTCACGTCCACAAGTTACTAGTACATAGTAGTCCACCAATATCTtggaaaaatgtgacttctggtggcattttttgttaatgctcggataatagtataaaaatgttcattaggatcgaacatgaaatttaaaaggggctgtcacCTTCTAGGGTTCCTTATTACAGTGCAATGGagccaaaggtcaaataagtgtatttacaaataaactgtgctgctgtgcactcgttttattttcatataccatctaattggtttaaatattgtgtctcaacgccctttagtattttataaataaaactgatgataatatatataatataatatatatacggtaatattatatagaataatatatatctgggaaaagtggcatacgatggcaaagtgtgttttacttgacatgtttgctaatctttatatgtggattaactagagaaatatttttgaaactgtcGTATCCAAGGCATATTTctatgtaatttcaaggtcacagacatgtcaagatCAAAACTGATCtttaaaaatgacttctaagtTATTAAAGGTAGCAAAATTTTGCGTATATTAACGATATACTCAACAACTCCACACCTGCTTTTCCCTTTATATGGAACAtttaatcccgcagatggcagTACCTGCCGCTCACAGACCAAGTTGCATTCATACTTTGACATTTTTTGATGGGGGGAGGGGTGTCTTAATTGAACTGTCATGTTACAACGAATGTACGCACAATTGATAtcgctgttatgtttatttaatttaactggtcattaaacaatgtgtccaattttgattcaaatctgtcaaaatttggcgacataaaaacaaaagtcaggtgtggagttagaaaaaattttgaataaatgattataaaatgacactgcaaatgcatttcttgcatttcaggcaGCAATGAAAGCTTTGAACTGACTGTAAAAAGaatagaatatttacatattgtacacttTTTGAGAAATGTCGgtgaaagagaaaatatgataggttttgaGGAAGAATACTACagcggaaaatgaattacatataaatgtataaaattctcacGTAAATAGTTACAAttactttactgtcatgtatacaaataagtatttttagctcgatcagtagagcgcagatctaaggatcgcgggatcgtgagttcgatccccgggagagGTGAATGTTTtctatgacgatttgataatagacattgtcagggTTAATTTCGGCAGTTATTTGCGGGGAAAAGGCTACTACTTGCAGAGACTccagaacactgattaggttaattgaccgccgttaaatgactgaaatactgttgaaagtaacatatataatattacatggaatccttctccagctcctaaagaaatgatttcaaatctggtgatGATTCGTTATacgatatatatttatgttaatctGTCCGCGCGGGGATGGTTAAACAGgaccattttagaagaataactgaaatactggtcACAACATAGgtttacacagtacatgtacggtaattaactaaacagaacagatctgtaggatttcaactagttaatctaTACAATATTCCTTTAATTTCCTGTaatatagttctttttttttactatcggtcaggcatttatcatcatattttatgtatttgcaattatGTAGCACCtttcaagaactagattttctaTCAGTGAAGCTCTTAATTcgatatttgtatcattttattctgaaaattcagcacgctatttctgtttcCATCTGGTTTTACTTCTACACTCTtacttcctgttcaaaacaaagttgAAAACGATTCAGATCGTAACAATATACAGatctgacacttggtttcagacaggatgtccttgataacattgtgaaaacaaagcttGTGTCTTGACACTGaacattagtcattcagatattttacaaataaaaatgtaaaaataaagatataaaaacatcagaaggTTGCTCTAgaattttttataatagaaaaaataaggCTCATTCACTGAAATGTTGAAGTTAtaccttccgatattttcatgattactgacagatgatggttcagctaatcaaaatgatgaaatatggtggttCGATAGTTACCAAGAGATATATACAATGCGTAAAATAACTTCCTGCAtgatgagaagagcatgaagaagagatttgaaattcaaaacgatagATTTACAATGAACAAATAATGCCGATTGAATAAGTTAGGCTTAGACATATAGCTTGTGAAGTGTTTtggggtttattcattttttatataaggttaagaaattatttctatataaggGTAGTTCATTCTAACATTCCGCATTGGTTTTAAttgacaatgtatttattttaacacgtttaaggctacaatagCGTTAGCTcacaattgtttattttataacatcagtagattccttcgtgacacattggtaagtttgctctacccggacctatcaccaaccaatcactcggaaatctaaaggcgttgtaacaggaaaacaaacatgctttgcccctatattcacagtcataaaggtcatactaataacattcgatatactatcaaattaactgacaattatcaagcctttttgaagttatgatATCTAAAGAACCGACatgaacaaatatttacaaaattgtagatacaaatgtattgaaaacacttgaagagcgaTTACCAGtccttataatagcctaatgctaatgtgcaaagaaataattttttagctgattcaaaaatatgaaaaagactATTTTCATGCTGAtggaataaaaacataaaaaaacataacatttgcagttatctaatatctatatttacaCTTTGATATCGCTTGATTTTTAAACATAGGTAGTATTTCTGAACGCCCACACATTCATGAAATTGCTACAGCACATGCATAAACCACTAGAAGAGAGTTTTAATTGACAGCATAGaccattttagataatgcttgagagaatttgcacatttcatacatttcatactatctcataaacagacttaatcaaaccgagtttgctatttttacgtccttgagttctatgcttccgaaggaatctttagatcgttcaacagttagtacagtcaaactatgttcgctagagctcaacgggacaagcaaaatatgttcgagatatcagtagtacaaacCAACGTGAAGTATACATTATAAAGACCTGACGCTGAGTTCGAGCAAAaagtagtaattggataatccgaattcgagcaaacgaagtttgactgtactagtctttatGAAATACGCGGCAAagattttttctacctgtactgtttttacagacaatcatacaggtaaccaactagccattttagaaattgttaGCCTGGAAACGGAAATTTAAGAAACATGTGAAAGATAACTtccagaaataaacaaaatatcagatCGTACGAAAAggtaagctcattctatagaaataactttagtcgttttgaattttgccagtctcaaatgcaataaatctatttgaagtaaTCTATTTTAATTCTcagattcataattatcaccgaaaaattacaagtttgtagcaaaaaatctgaagtttataacaaaaatgcatttttgaccTTGTGTTGTGACCTTTCTATgaccttagaaggcgacagccccttgaAAAGGTtccaatatttataaaattaacaataaacatggttgtcgggcattaacaaaaaattcaatcaaaggcaatttctaggcctcttttttggatatataggcagactatagTAAATCCCAAATATTTCGAACCTAACGTTTTGTAAAGAAATGAGAGCAAGCATACATTAATTTCGAAGTAAAATGTTGTCACTGTATATTAATATGAACCTGTGCTGAGAAAGAGCttctaaaaaagcttattagcttTCTGCTTGATCCCTTGCCTTTGTGACATATGTATTTATTGTAATTACatgatatttcttaaaaaaatattgtttcaaccAATAACGTTATTGTATAACTATTAAACACTATTTATCGCAAACAATCGATTCGTATCGGATAGAACTGGGGAATACCagatactaatccccaatgataacgcgattcccgccgaaacgcaaggacgagtctatttcatgataactgatgaaataataattcataatggttacccatttacttgacaattaaatattagtatttcttttattttaaatagccactatgtatatggcaacatagctcagttgggtaaactgcagacaacaattggatataagcaaatcgttttgtgggttcgaatcttcatgagggtttttttttcagattttttttctattcgttttcatttttatttcattacttttgtttctttctttgatggtttgaatttgtatatatgtctttatataacacaatagcatGTTCATTATTCGCATGGCttgagtgcatgcatttaatctatcatctttgatatataataaactattctgatctgccatatcggctttagatacctctctgtcgtattgtcacagagctcatgaaggaaactaaatttttatgcaaaagtgaaataaaaattaattctcaatgctgagtttcgaacccacacggcaaaagatctgttgaccatggagagtatgctttaccactgagctaatttgtaattggaacaaaatctagaaatatttagattgtaacatgctagaaaaatgctgaattccctatgttccattttaatctatttatagtcatgtttgtaaatatcaagttatcgttggggcatagtacattATTTCTCTCAGATCTATTAAGGCGTCCTATAAAATGTACAGCTGCGACACGCTGAAAATGGTTATCGATCTGATAAAACTGCTATTGTATAGACTGGTTTTGGCAAGTTCGCAAAATAAAATCCCATTTTAAGCTGTActatatatgagctgtgccatgagaaaatcaacatagcggctttgcgaccagcatggatccagaccagcctgtgcatccgcgcattctggtcaggattcatgctgttcgctttcaaagcctactggaattagagaaacagttagcgaacatcatggatcctgatcagactgcgcggatgcgcaggctggtctggatccatgctggtcacaaaccaactatgttggttttctcatggcatggctcatatgagcttttattatattgaaaaaaaaaacaaaaaacaaataatagattGAGGAAcgcagaaaaaaatatcatacaatataCATCGTATTTAGAAAATCATGTTGTATGCAAAAGGGAGTGAGAGCACAAAATCTTCCGAATAGTTGTGCATGTTACTATATACCAAATCACCGGGGAGTGGTGGAAAATTAAAAGGCTGTAAATACTTCCTTGTACATAATAGTATTGAATATTATTACGATTATAACATGTCATATTGCAAACAAACGTTTTTTCCACTTTATATTGGTGGAAACGTATATCTGACATGTTTGTTATAGGATCTTAAAATTAAAGTTGTTGAAATTACAGCACACATTGACCTGCCTCCGACATAGAACTTATTACTTTGCTTAATAGAACCGACTCTGGTCTGCCTTTTTACGTGTCTTgaaaattcagcttttcaatttgCCGTTTTTAAGCAGTCTGTCACTTTCGGCATTCTCTTTGTACGCACCCTTCCATATACCAAATCATCGATGGAATGGAGAAAGTTTAAAAACTGTATATACTTCTTTGTACATAACAGTATCAAATCATTAGAATATAAACATCTGTATTATTACATGTCATATtgcaaacaaaagttttttttccaccattttataTTGGTGGATGCGAATATCTGACATATTTATGTAATGAAGTCTTAAAATTAAAGTTGTTGAAATTATAGTACACCTTGTTCTGATTCAAAAATAGAACTAATTGCTCTGGTTGAGAGAACCGATTCTGGTCTGTCTTTTAAGGTGTCATgaaaattcagcttttcaatttgCCGTTTTTTAGCGCTCTTTACACGTTTTCTCAGCCAGTCACTTTTCGCATTTGCATTGTATGAATTCTCCGCATGTAAATAACACTTTCTATATGTGCAGTTACAAGTTGTTTTTCTTACTGCTAACCTATTATACCATCTTTTCTTTCTGGTTGCTTTTCTGCTAATATCTCCGGGTTTCAGACTTTCACTTACATAGTCTTTTCCGTTTTCTTCTGTAAATTTGTCTGATATTTCGTTTTTATTGCCAAAGTCTAGTTCGCCATCTTCAGAAGTTTCATCTAATACAGCGTTTCCGTTTTCCAAAGAAGAGTCGTTTCCTTCACCACTTTCATCTTCTGTAtcgtcatttgtaataaaaatattcctCTTTTCTGCGTATTTACCTGGAGGACCTAGAAGGACCTAGAAGTTTACTCGGAGGACCTAGACGTTGTATTAGACGTTCAAACAATTTAGTTTCTCGTTCTATGAAATTCAAATCTTCTCGGATTATTCTGAAAGCTCTTAAACGGCGAATTTTTATCTCAGAACAttcaaaattgtcaaaatttacaACAATGATGTTCTTTTTCGTATCCATGCAAAAATGCTTCCATAATATTTCAAATTCTTGAACAGAGTTTTCATCACAGAGATATTTGTTACACAGAAATACCACATAATTTCTGCTTTTGCCAACACCTTTAGCTATTTCTAGTTCTCTGTTTCCGCCAAATATGATGtcataaaatggaacaaaaagcGAATATCCTTCTCTTTTCAGAGCGGGGACGATTTTGCGTTCAACCCATCTAAAAACGTTAGGgttttttactgaaaatgtaaGCATCGCATCAAATTCAAATTCACCACATTTTGCTTTCTTATTTATACATTTCCGTTTAAGCAACATAATTTCATATCTAAAATAGTAACATAAGAGGCTCACAACAAAAATAGAAGAAACCAACAAAGCAAGGAGCACAGGAAAGAAGCCAGGAATTTCCACTTCAATAAGACACTCGAGGAACTCTGTTGTGACAAGTTCAGCTGGTACAACACCTTTCCTGGTCATACACTGCAGACTCCCTTGCGCTTTATTATATCTGATCCAGTCTCCTATCCATAAATTGTCACAATCACACTCAACTGGATGTGAACCAAATTTTATTCTTCTTGGATGTAACTTATTAAATGCGACAGGTAAAGTTTTGAGATTTTGATAACTCATATCGATTTGTACGTTTTCCCCAAGATTTTCTATTGCATTGACATCAAAAGTTTGAATTGTGTTTCCTGTTAGGTCCATCGTAATGATTCTCTTCACAAAGTTTCTGTTAGAAAAGTGAGATATTTTATTACTAGAGTCACTCAAATCTAAGTCTATTCTATCATTTTTCCAATACCCTATCGGTGCAAAATCTGGCATACTAGTTAAACCCGTACACTTCACCTTAACAACACCATCACTTGGTATATCCGTACATATACAGTTCTTAGGACAATCTGGTATGTTGCATGTTAGTTCCTCAAATTTTTGTGTTTGGTACATATTTGTAAGATTCCTACCTTTCATATTTTCTGGGCTTATACAGATAATATCTTGATTGTCTATCTCTGGCCAGTATTTATGTGCGTTTTTACCTAGATGCGTAAAAAAGGGATAAAGGCTGCAATCACAATGCACAGAACTTCCATTATAGTTCAACCGACCCTTGAAGTATTTTCCAAGCATTGAATAGTCATTTAGTCCAAGCGTAGTAAAGTTTATGAAACCTTCTCCTGAAGTACCTTTGATTTTTAGATTAATATCACCAGGGCCATGAATGTTGCTCTCGTCAATGACGTAACTCAGTAAGTTTGTCTTTTCGGTTACTTCACATCCTTCACAACTGAAATTACAAAATGGACCTGGCCGGATTATATTTGTAATGTCTATAGTCTCTACAATGTTGTATGAAAAATCTATCATCAAAATGTTACCATTCTTTTTCTGATTCGTGTTCGGCTGTAATGTTTCAATATTATTTCTCGACAGTGATACGATCCTTAAATACTCCATGTCCGAAAAGGTGTCATTACTGATTTCCGTTATTTTATTACCATCAAGTCTGATAGTGTCAAGTTTATTCAAGCATCGGATGTCGCTAATATTCCTAATTCTGTTATAGCTAAGATCTAACTTTACAAGACTGTCAGCAAAGTCGCACAAATTATCAGGAAATTTGGTAAGTCGTCCATTTCTATGAACTGCTTCATACCATGTATGATTTTCCGATGAAACAAATTTTGCCGATCCGTAAACATCCTTATATTCTACACTTAACTGTCCAACAGTCACATTGCAAGCCGCTGTATCAAGTTCCCAGCACGTGACAGCcctacaacaacaacagcattCATCTTCACCAGGATTGTTGTAACAGTTTTCAGGGCAATACATATCATTCCGAGTGCTGTTGGCCGGTGCCCATTTTCTATATCCCTGAAACGTGGCATTGGTTGAGATGACCGCATCTACTGTGTTGTATAATGCACTTAAAAGTACAAGGCAAATATCTACTTTATTAAACTTCATCATGTCGAGGCGTAAACTAAATAGAGGTTTTAACATACAGTAGAGTGCCTCTACATTATTGATCTCAAATTTTGATATAGTTGCCAGTTTTAGAAATATTACACCCCTTGTCAAATTACACGTAAGGAACAGGGCTAATGTaataaagttaacattttttttctcgtaattttgttgtgtttcttccaaaatgtgattgaaatttcgccaaatacactgatttctgtacatattgctacagttattcaataaaaggttaagacattacacacattgtcttggcctaatatatgtcactgtcaatttgtaactattcacttgttatttctcattttcttcatgcaaagcatgtataattaccatcatgaaaacacaaaagaatacagttattctgtaatGCCACTTTAAGGTATTCCAGTCcatagggtttagggttaggtaaaggtcaggcagagtttatgtGTTACCAATAGAGTGTAACCAGCAGATCAGGGATATTTTTTACCATGCAATTTATTAGCGAGATACCTATAAAGAAAAAAAGGTGCTGAATGCTGATATTTCACAGTTTTCTTTCAGATTCAAATTTAAACGGTTTGCTGTCTTT
Protein-coding sequences here:
- the LOC128558014 gene encoding uncharacterized protein LOC128558014; protein product: MKFNKVDICLVLLSALYNTVDAVISTNATFQGYRKWAPANSTRNDMYCPENCYNNPGEDECCCCCRAVTCWELDTAACNVTVGQLSVEYKDVYGSAKFVSSENHTWYEAVHRNGRLTKFPDNLCDFADSLVKLDLSYNRIRNISDIRCLNKLDTIRLDGNKITEISNDTFSDMEYLRIVSLSRNNIETLQPNTNQKKNGNILMIDFSYNIVETIDITNIIRPGPFCNFSCEGCEVTEKTNLLSYVIDESNIHGPGDINLKIKGTSGEGFINFTTLGLNDYSMLGKYFKGRLNYNGSSVHCDCSLYPFFTHLGKNAHKYWPEIDNQDIICISPENMKGRNLTNMYQTQKFEELTCNIPDCPKNCICTDIPSDGVVKVKCTGLTSMPDFAPIGYWKNDRIDLDLSDSSNKISHFSNRNFVKRIITMDLTGNTIQTFDVNAIENLGENVQIDMSYQNLKTLPVAFNKLHPRRIKFGSHPVECDCDNLWIGDWIRYNKAQGSLQCMTRKGVVPAELVTTEFLECLIEVEIPGFFPVLLALLVSSIFVVSLLCYYFRYEIMLLKRKCINKKAKCGEFEFDAMLTFSVKNPNVFRWVERKIVPALKREGYSLFVPFYDIIFGGNRELEIAKGVGKSRNYVVFLCNKYLCDENSVQEFEILWKHFCMDTKKNIIVVNFDNFECSEIKIRRLRAFRIIREDLNFIERETKLFERLIQRLGPPSKLLGPSRSSR